One genomic region from Pseudochaenichthys georgianus chromosome 15, fPseGeo1.2, whole genome shotgun sequence encodes:
- the LOC117459268 gene encoding 1-phosphatidylinositol 4,5-bisphosphate phosphodiesterase beta-1-like — translation MASAQPGVHALKLQPPSVSATLRNGSNFVKWDEDLSTVNPVTLHVDPHGFYLYWTDQNKETELLDLTFVKDVRTGRSTKTPKEAKLRELLDIGNLVGRLENRMVTVVTASDLVNVNQLNFIASQEDEAKVWCEELFSLSSNLLSHNLNRDHSLLKAFVRLTLQPNAEGRIPVKNIVRLFSSDRKRVENSLENCKLPYGRGDSIKLEDFTPEIYRSFLESLCPRPELSSIFKLQGWGDRTLTLDQMTDFINNKQRDPRLNEILYPPLRPAQTHSVMERHQQDQDQLKKGVISLQALSSYLSSDENGIIPPEKLDQSEDMSFPLSHYIINSSHNTYLTAGQLAGSSSVEMYRQVLLAGCRCVELDVWKGRTAEEEPVITHGFTMTSEIPFKEVLEAIAECAFKTSPFPVILSFENHVDSSKQQAKMAEYCQSIFGDALLIDPLDKYPLEAGVPLPSPQELMGKILVKNKKSHKPSANTDTKRLADLAANQSHESASPSNNTGEMEAESEEEDDDEDDDGKKGSAEREAVATEEMSTLVNYVQPTKFNSFEASKKAARCHHMSSFVETKALEHLTKTPVEFVEYNKSQLSRIYPKGTRVDSSNFMPQLFWNAGCQLVALNYQTIDLSMQLNLFMFEYNGRSGYRLKPEFMRRPDKHFDPFAENTVDGIVANTLSVKVISGQFLTEKRVGVYVEADMFGLPADTRRKALKTKTSQNNNAVNPVWDEEPIVFKKVILPTLASLRIAAFEEGGKFIGHRIIPVSAIRPGYRYISLRNEKNQSLVLPAVFVYIEVKDYVPDTFADVIEALSNPIRYVNLLEQRSKQLAALTLEDGEEDSHTEDEADTCAERKADLKPAPQENGLSPTPGHAGHTPITTTPKASAANQQAATTEAAKPAAKSEDLVVSVLIDVPVCSMEALQQAKVYQKEQRRQFKELKELVRRHQKKTSELLREINNKFKKTVRQCSKSRGSEVEKDERLQQLRDEQQQQLLALRQEQYYSQKYLQREHIKMLNERLSSLAEESHNTQMKKLKDICDKEKKELKRQMDRRRTEKINQAKTKEKHLAEEEKTEINKSYVNEVVQNIKRLEETQTKRHDQLVEQHTELLQEIQDLKPKLQGSVEAEFQEKFQCLPGEIEDFLQDRKSEVRSHSKSRPSTPHEGLSEDD, via the exons GATCTGTCCACTGTGAATCCAGTGACGCTTCACGTGGATCCTCATGGATTTTATCTCTACTGGACAGACCAAAATAAG GAGACGGAGCTGTTGGACCTAACCTTTGTTAAAGATGTCAGAACAGGGAGGAGCACCAAAACACCAAAG GAGGCCAAGCTGCGGGAGCTGCTGGATATCGGCAATCTGGTTGGCCGACTGGAGAACCGCATGGTCACCGTGGTTACAGCCTCAGACCTGGTGAACGTCAACCAGCTGAACTTCATCGCCTCACAGGAGGACGAGGCaaag GTGTGGTGTGAGGAACTGTTTTCTCTGTCTTCCAATCTACTGAGCCACAATCTCAACAGGGACCACAGTCTGTTGAAAGC GTTCGTCAGGTTGACTCTCCAGCCGAACGCAGAGGGGAGGATTCCCGTGAAGAA CATTGTGCGCCTGTTCTCTTCAGACAGAAAGAGAGTAGAGAACTCTCTGGAGAACTGCAAGCTGCCCTACGGACGG GGGGACAGCATCAAACTGGAGGACTTCACGCCGGAAATCTACAGGAGCTTTTTGGAGAGCCTGTGTCCTCGTCCTGAGCTCAGCAGCATCTTCAAACTGCA AGGGTGGGGTGACAGGACGCTGACTCTGGATCAGATGACCGACTTCATCAACAACAAGCAAAGGGACCCCCGCCTCAATGAGATCCTCTACCCCCCCCTCCGGCCTGCACAGACTCACTCTGTGATGGAGAGACACCAGCAGGACCAGGACCAGCTGAagaaag gcgtgATCTCCCTGCAGGCTCTCTCCAGTTATCTCTCCAGTGATGAGAACGGGATCATCCCTCCGGAGAAACTGGATCAGTCTGAAGACATGAGCTTTCCCCTGTCACACTACATCATCAACTCCTCACACAACACATACctgacag CGGGTCAGCTGGCCGGCAGCTCCTCGGTGGAGATGTACCGGCAGGTTCTGCTGGCCGGGTGCCGCTGCGTGGAGTTAGACGTCTGGAAAGGACGGACGGCGGAGGAGGAACCGGTCATCACGCACGGCTTCACCATGACCTCGGAGATCCCattcaag gaAGTGCTTGAAGCGATTGCAGAGTGTGCCTTCAAGACCTCACCTTTCCCCGTCATACTCTCCTTTGAAAACCACGTGGACTC TTCGAAGCAGCAGGCTAAAATGGCTGAATACTGTCAATCTATTTTCGGGGATGCGCTGCTGATCGACCCTCTGGACAAATACCCT ctggaGGCAGGCGTCCCTCTGCCCAGTCCTCAGGAGCTGATGGGAAAAATTCTCGTCAAAAACAAGAAATCCCACAAACCCTCGGCTAACACGGACACCAAACGACTGGCGGACCTTGCGGCCAATCAGAGCCACGAATCGGCGTCTCCTAGCAACAACACGGGAG AGATGGAGGCTGAGAGTGAGGAagaggatgatgatgaagatgatgatggTAAAAAG GGCTCAGCAGAGCGCGAGGCCGTGGCCACCGAGGAGATGTCCACGCTGGTGAACTACGTCCAGCCAACCAAGTTCAACTCCTTCGAAGCTTCAAAGA aggcaGCTCGTTGTCACCACATGTCGTCCTTCGTGGAGACCAAAGCTCTGGAGCATCTCACAAAGACACCGGTGGAGTTTGTGGA ATATAATAAATCCCAGTTGAGTCGTATCTACCCCAAAGGAACCAGAGTGGATTCCTCTAACTTCATGCCGCAGCTTTTCTGGAACGCCGGCTGTCAACTCGTGGCTCTCAACTACCAGACTATCG ATTTGTCCATGCAGCTGAATCTCTTCATGTTTGAGTATAACGGTCGCAGCGGCTACAGACTGAAGCCGGAGTTCATGAGGCGACCGGACAAACACTTCGACCCTTTTGCAGAAAACACGGTGGACGGCATCGTGGCTAACACTCTCTCTGTGAAG GTGATTTCAGGACAGTTTCTCACTGAGAAGCGCGTGGGTGTGTATGTGGAGGCGGACATGTTCGGTCTTCCTGCAGACACCAGGAGGAAAGCCCTGAAAACTAAAACCTCTCAGAACAACAACGCCGTCAACCCGGTGTGGGACGAGGAGCCCATCGTCTTCAAAAAG GTGATTCTTCCCACTCTGGCCTCGCTGAGGATCGCTGCTTTTGAGGAAGGAGGAAAGTTTATTGGTCATCGGATCATTCCAGTGTCTGCCATCAGACCAG GTTATCGTTACATCAGCTTGAGGAACGAGAAGAATCAGTCTCTGGTTCTGCCGGCTGTGTTTGTCTACATCGAAGTCAAAGACTACGTCCCAGACACCTTTGCAG ATGTGATCGAGGCTCTGTCCAACCCGATCCGGTACGTGAACCTTCTGGAGCAGCGGtccaaacagctggccgcgctGACGCTGGAGGACGGAGAGGAGGACTCGCACACCGAG GATGAGGCAGATACTTGTGCAGAGCGTAAGGCTGATCTGAAACCAGCTCCTCAGGAGAACGGGTTAAGCCCCACCCCCGGCCATGCAGGCCACACCCCCATCACCACCACGCCCAAAGCCTCCGCAGCCAATCAGCAAGCAGCTACGACAG AAGCAGCCAAACCAGCAGCAAAGAGTGAAGATCTGGTTGTAAGTGTTTTGATAG ATGTGCCGGTGTGCTCCATGGAGGCTCTGCAGCAGGCGAAGGTCTACCAGAAGGAGCAGCGGCGGCAGTTCAAGGAGCTGAAGGAGCTGGTGAGGAGGCACCAGAAGAAAACCTCCGAGCTGCTCCGAGAAATCAACAACAAGTTCAAGAAGACGGTCCGGCAGTGCAGCAAGAGCAG GGGTTCGGAGGTGGAGAAGGACGAGCGCCTGCAGCAGCTGAGAgacgagcagcagcagcagctcctggCTCTGAGGCAGGAGCAGTACTACAGCCAGAAGTACCTGCAGAGAGAACACATCAAAATG CTGAACGAGAGGCTGAGCAGTCTGGCTGAGGAGAGTCACAACACGCAGATGAAGAAACTCAAAGACATCTGCGACAA GGAGAAGAAAGAGTTGAAGAGACAGATGGATCGAAGGAGAACGGAGAAGATCAACCAAGCGAAGACCAAAGAGAAACATCTGGCAGAAGA GGAGAAGACTGAGATCAATAAGTCCTACGTCAATGAAGTCGTCCAGAACATAAAACGG CTGGAGGAGACTCAGACGAAGCGCCACGATCAGCTGGTGGAGCAGCACACGGAGCTCCTGCAGGAGATACAGGACCTGAAACCAAAG CTGCAGGGCTCGGTGGAGGCTGAGTTCCAGGAGAAGTTTCAGTGTTTGCCCGGAGAGATCGAAGACTTCCTGCAGGACAGGAAATCGGAGGTCCGGAGTCACAGCAAGTCCCGCCCCTCCACTCCTCACGAGGGTCTGTCGGAGGATGACTGA